TGCAGTCATGGTTGAGGGCAGACTTACCTTCTGCGCCCGTAGCTATCCGGCTGGCAGCGTCGTGATCTGATTTACGCTGATGATTTGTCCGCTCCAGATCATCTCAAAATGCGCTGTCTGGATGATTGAGGTAACCGGCCGTGGGGTCATCAGTGCCCAGCAGACCCTCCCCGGGAGGCGCACCGAGTTGTAGCGAAGGCCTGGGCCCCCGGTTCGTTTGGCCTCGGTGCCCAAGATATGGGAGTACGCGTAATCGTCAGGTGCATAGATCGGGTCTGAAAGCGGCACGGTCGTGGCGTCCCTCACCCCGGCATCGCTGAAGCTGGCGGTGAGCCCCCTGAAGACAAAGCGCTCGTAGTTCAGATCCGGCACATTCGACCAGTAGCGCTCCTGATGATGACGCACCTCGGCAATCGCCGTTTCCATTCTGTCGGCCAGGTAAAGCACGCCGAAGCTTCCGTCGCTGAAGCGCGAGCCGGCAGGGTTCACATGGGTGAAGGGTGCTGTCGCATACGAGCACCCAGGAATGCCGAAAGGAATCTGGTCGCGAGGGATCAGTTCCAGGCGACCAATCTCGTTTTGCAGCCGTGGATTGGTCAGCGCCTGGATTTGATAGAGGGCTTCGAAGTCCCCTGCGTCGGCGACATCATCGAACAGGGCTATGGGCGGAAACTTGGAGTTGACCAAACGGCAGGCCTGCAGGCTCTCACCTTCCAGCGCAGGAAGGTCGCTGAGCCTTACCATTGCGCGCCTCGCAGGGCATCAATCCGCCGGAACGTCTCGTACAGCGAGATCATGTCACCCTGCGCCATGATCTCGAGCGGCGTACGCCCATTGAAGAACTCGTTGCGGTTCTCCATCGAGGGGAAGCCATAGACGTTCTCTGGGTTGTCGAACACTAACCGCAGGACCGCGTGAATATTCAGCACAAGGCTGATGCGCTGCATCTGGT
This genomic window from Pseudomonas furukawaii contains:
- a CDS encoding RES family NAD+ phosphorylase, translating into MVRLSDLPALEGESLQACRLVNSKFPPIALFDDVADAGDFEALYQIQALTNPRLQNEIGRLELIPRDQIPFGIPGCSYATAPFTHVNPAGSRFSDGSFGVLYLADRMETAIAEVRHHQERYWSNVPDLNYERFVFRGLTASFSDAGVRDATTVPLSDPIYAPDDYAYSHILGTEAKRTGGPGLRYNSVRLPGRVCWALMTPRPVTSIIQTAHFEMIWSGQIISVNQITTLPAG
- a CDS encoding antitoxin Xre-like helix-turn-helix domain-containing protein gives rise to the protein MTAAAIQAQDFSKSQCTAGLRAALNILDKWKASCEQACRVLRISRSTYTRASQKDSAWAVSLDADQMQRISLVLNIHAVLRLVFDNPENVYGFPSMENRNEFFNGRTPLEIMAQGDMISLYETFRRIDALRGAQW